GCCTTAATCTCCAAAGGACCGTGAATCTAAGGAAGCTGCTTTGATAGTGAAGCCATTACCGAACCATAATTGTCACGTATCATCACCCCAATGCCCGATTTATGCTCCTTACTAAAAACGGCACcgtaaaaattaattttaaccaAGCCTAGTGAAGGAGGTTGCCATTGAGATCGAACAACTATAGGGTGAGGCCGTGGGAGAGGTTGTACAACAAGAAATTCTTCAAGATGCTCTTTCTCCAAAAAAGCTATCAAATGGGAGCTACAGTTCAGTTGATTTAAATGAACTTGGTTTCGTTAAGTCCACACGGACCATGCTGTGATAGAGAATAACTCCACATTCTGTTGATGATTAATGAGTtttgatgctcattttgggaAGCCCAGTAGAAAGAAGAAGCCAAGCAACATGGGTAGAAAATAGTTAGTAATTGGATAGAAAAACCATTAAGCCCAAGCAgtaggaataatggatcataggtccataaaacaaacaaatggacTTTGAGGAAGCAAACAGGCCTAAAAGAGCCCGGAGAGAGAGAAGTAGCAAATTCATGGGCAGTGtgtgatgtagaaaagtgagaatgggtcacAGCAGGCCCAAAGTaatgcaagtaaagaaagtaaggggttgATGGAAAGTCCATAAGCCCCAAGGATGAAAGATAGAGTAATTGGGCTAGGGAAGCCCAAGgggttagtaaaagcccatggagAACACAGAATTAGAAAGAGCCAAGGATGCTCaagtaaatgggccaaggatgcctaaaaggaaataaatgggACACAGGAGCCCACAAGTAATGCAGTAAAAGGCTTAATAATCATATTGAGTCATTAAAAGAAGGGTAAGCTGCTGACCCAAAGAGGCCCAGCAGGTTTGGGTCAAATAGCATCACAACAGGAATAGCAGAGTGATGCAGTAGGAAATGATAGCAAGACTGCAGGAAAGAGCAAAAGAGTGGCCTGAGGGAAGAAAAGCCCACAATCAAGCAAAACTCAGCCCCTAAAAGGAGCAAGCCAATAAAGTATGAGAAATCAGAAAACAGCTCACGCCATAAGAAGTCAAGGTTGGACAGTAGAATGTGCAGACGAGCCTCTAAACTGCGGCGAACACATGAACAGCAGGCAAGTTTTGGATGAACATAGAAGTGAATCACGCGCAAAGCCTAGACACCACTAGCATGTACCCTGCCAATACAAGAAGTGGTGGGTCATAAGCtagaggtaagagggcatggtctggCGATGGGGAGATGGGAAAACTTATTCTGCGGTTCTTGCTCAggctcttttgggggaaatgtccAGCTGGGATAACATACCATCCAAAAGAAGTAAGGATGAGTTGAAACCATTATATGCATACCATGAGGGATGGAGAGAAAGAGCACCCACACCGTGGCAGGTAATAATGTCAcgacaagcaaacaaacaaaataatccTCTTTGTCTAGTGATGTGGAGTGGCACAACCAGCATAGGTAAGTAGAGCTGGCTAGACAACTAACTAAATGGTCggcaaggacacccacaccagacaaaggtggttaaaagttaaaatggtaaaagtcaGCCACGGTAGGCATTATATAAGGGACCTTTGCCGTGCACATAAAAAGGGAGGAGAATCACGAGCATAGTAATAGTAACCTCTAGGAAAGAATCAAAAGCAAAGAAGCAAGcactgaaaaagaaaacaaaaaggaaagaagaattagaaagaaaagaaaaatagagagcaTAGAATGACAGACATGCACCAAATAGGTTGATCCCCTCTCTCCCTCTAAGACCCTGTTCTCTACTAAAGGAAAAAAGGCTTCTTCTAGGCATAGACCTTTTAGCCCTGTTCCCtcaaagcaattaatttttttttttcaagggagATTATTTGCATTGAGGAAATGGTTCCCTTCTTGATTCCAGCCCTGTGTTGTAGTTTGGCATGGTAGACTGATATTCTCCTCTTTGATTCAATAAATCTATTACTATTCTTCCCCCACTTTCCAGTTGTTATATGTATGAGGTGTCTTTTATTACCCcttttatttattctgtttAAATAGTGAACGCATTTCCTTTgttatctttattatatctgtCTACCAAAACTTCCCATAACAGTTCCGCCTGCTGTGGGCATGCGATTAAAGCTTTGAAAATGGGGCATATtttgtgcacaagccggaccaagaTGGGTTGCAATTAGATTGGTCTCAACTTTCAAATCCAGAACATTCGGGCCCAATTCAGGAGGAGGCAGCTCAGCTCAACATTACAAGAAAGGCCCACCACAATGAGCTGTGACAGTAATTCtttaaaatccataaaaaaattattccatCGACACAACCACAAATCTTCATTTAATTTTCCCAAACAACATCGAGCTCCTGACAAGTCCAAAAGGCATGCAAGGCAAATTCCGGAACTTGTTTGCAACAATCACAGAGGGGGCATTCAATAATTGTTCGACGCACTAGGTTCTGTTTTGTTAGAAAAGAATTTCGGCAAGCCCTCCACATGAGATTCTTCACTTTGTTTAGTACGTGTAAAGACTAAATTCCTCTCCATAAATCTTTATTATTGTCAATAGGTATGCCATTAAGCTCGAAAGCAGCTTCATCCTTCAAAAACCTATAACCTGATTTACACATATACTCCCCTCTCGATGTGAAAGGCCAAAAAAGAGAATCCACCGCCTCAACTTGTGACAAAGGAATCTGTTTGATGAGCTCAGCTTCCTTCGGAGTAATAATCTCATCAATAAGGCCATGATCCCACTGCCGATTAGAAGTGTCAATTAACATATCAACCTTAGCATCAGCCAATGACTCAATCAAAGTGGACCGAACCTAAGGAGTGTGCCTTCGAGGTAGCCAAAAATCTTGCCATATACTAATTGACTTGTCATTCCCAATCCACCATCTACAACCCTTTAAAAGGGCATCCCTGCCATATAAAATACTAGTCCAATCATAAGAACTTGCTATTGAATTTCTAGCCTCCATTGTTGTGCAATTGGGATAGAACCTCGCCATAATGACTttataaaacaaagaatttgtatttTGCAAAAGCCGCCACAATTGTTTCGCTAATAAAGAATCATTGAACAAAGCTAAGTCCCTGAAACCCATATTACCCTccattatttcaaaatttaaattaataaaatttacttacctttttctaaaaaaaaaaaaaaaaaaaaaaaaaactacataaatattaaataaggaGACTAAAGTCAATTGATAAAATGACCAACAATGTCcatttaaaactttaataacTAAAAGCTTTCACTAGGTAGGCTTGGCAGTTGGCAGATACACAGTATATTCTACCATCTTTATCATGTTTTTTCTTAGACGGTCATGATTTTAAAACGTGATCAATGAACcctaaaacaagaaaatttccTTCCGGACTTTTGATCTGTACCACTGAAATTCCAAAGGCAGCATGAGGTTGAGCCCACCCAGGTACCAATAGACCAATAATGATTAATTGAACCCATTTACTTCAGTGGAAAGCAACCCTAAATACCAATGCACCCTCTCCTGTTTCTTTAGTAGTGCATATTCAAAAgtttatcaccaaaaaaaaatgcatattcaaaagaatcaaaacacTATACCCTCCTCTTTCACTCACACACACCTCCGTTTATATATTCCCCTCCTCCCTCACTCTCATAACCAAATCaaatctcttctcttctctctctctctctctcaacatttaaaaaaaaaaaaaaaaacctcactcTTCAATCAAAACAATAGATTGAAAGAAATGGAACCTAATGTACCAGTATTAGCTGCCAAGAGAATATGGAGCATAGTACGTGTAGCTTTTTTCATGCTGAGAAAAGGCCTATCAAAGCGAAAGCTAATGCTAAACCTCAACATGATGATGAAACGTGGCAAGATCGCCAGAAAAGCCATTAGCAACCTCATgttccaccaccaccatcacacTGAAAGCCACGTGTCCTTCTCTACCCCACGAGAGTACGAGTTCAGCTGCAGCAACACCCCCAACTACGCCTTCCACATCAACAATAAACGCcgtcaccaccaccaccacagccACTTCTTCGCGCGTGCTCACGCGCCGGCTACTCTTGATGATGATGTGGCCACGGTTAATGCGGTGAAGGCCATGGTGTTAGAGATGCTGAACAATGAAGCATCCCCTGCGCTTCCGGGCTTTGGACGAAGCCCCATGGTGAGACAGTTGAGGATTACAGACTCTCCCTTTCCTTTGAGGGATATTGATGAGGACTCCCAAGTGGACAAAGCCGCCGAGGAGTTTATACAGAGGTTTTACAAAGAGTTGAGGCAGCAAAATTGAAGCTAGAAAGGTGTTTAGTGTTTACGGCTAAGTTGTTAAAGGGCATATTTGGTGCATGTGttcaaacacatattttcagtttttaaataatattacacgtatttttatacactttttcatctataagtattttcaaaaaaaattaaaaataattatttaaaaacacataTCAAACCTGCCCTAAATATCCTGCAGATTAATTAAGATGAAAAATGACAGCCCCATAAGTGGTAAAACAAATAGAAGGATGACTATACCTCAGCTAGAGTGAACTCAGAGAGAGAATCTTCCAAATCTTTTGGCCCAGGCCCCTCCATTCTTGAGAGATTGTAAAGCAATAGCAATAGCACTGAGtaaattataaatgaaatgCCGCTGTTAGTGGTTTTTGCTTTGGTTTTGTCATTTGTGTATTTTTATTGCTGCTGGGTCTGGATTTCTTTGGAATTCTATGTTATGGGCCGATTTGTTTGTAGCCTAATGAATATATGAGGGAGGCCGTTCAAGACTTAAAGCTAGATAAGCCCAAATTGATGTATTGTGATATGACCCAATTACTAATTCCATTTATTTGAAGCGAGGCCATTGGAATTATAATGGGCAGAAGAGACTTATTCTTATTGTATTAATTTGAAGACTAATTTGTAAGTGAAGTGACCCTTTCtgttgacaaaaaataaaaataaaaacttgagaATCTTCACCTTCATTTTTAGGCAAATGAATTAATGTTTAGGAAGTCATCAGTTGATGCTTCATTAAAGAAGCTTTGAACTAATTGTCCATTCCATTGCTTATGTGCTTCTATCTGAATCTATGATGTCTTTTACCCAATGGATACTAGGCTGGAAAATGAGACCTTGGATCCTTTCGGGGTGAAGTTAGGGAGTGATGGTACCCATCAGTTGCTACAAATGTCTGGGGTTTTTCCATTCTAGATCTGATAAAGGGTAAAGTTTTTatccaatgattttttttttccaagttttaCGTGATGTTAGGGATATGgatctaaattataaaaatttaaaggagaaaaatcaaaatatcccAAATATTGAGGTTACAAATTGCAATTTAATCTTTTGATGAAAAACGCTTTTCTATTTGAAGGATTAATAAACacaatatttgtttatattttattatcttctattagctttataacaaaaatttaaaaataccaaaaatacatttgaaagttGTTTAAGCTTCTCgatttattgttttgttaatttttctaattgtaaaaaattgtaatgtctttattttttttagctagtTATTATATTGTAATAGCTTTTAAGCCAAAGTACATTATTAATCCCTGAAATCTACCAAATGAGCATTTTGGTCTTAGAAGTTTTCAATATGAGTTATTGGTccatgaaatttcaaaaaaaaaaagcccaattATTTTGTTAACTGCCCTTAGTCTCCTTACCAATGCGGCTAATGAAGCaatgatgttatttttttaggtgACATGAcaacattttaaatattaaatcaaTCCAATTTAGTATTGccacatatataaaaaaataaataaagaaataaataaaaaacccattgtgctataaagatatatataaacttaaattcATTAGAAATGGGTCTTCCCCAATTCAAACCCAAATTAATAGAATCTTTTCAAACGAAGGCTCACAATTATATTCCTTTTAGTGCTGCTAAAtccatttattataaaaaaaatccaattatatCAAAAATGGTAAATACTAAAGTAGAGTGTGGGGTTGGCTACAAATTTAGGCCCTAGTTATGAAAACTAAGATCTACTCTTTTAAAGAAAGTAAAAGGTGATATACATAACTGTTACAAGAAACATAGAGATGAGTGGAAGAAAGAAGGTTGCACAATCTTGTATGATAGCTATTCTGATGGTATGACTAAAACAATAGTATTTTTAGTTACATGCCCAAATTGGACACTATTTTTGAAGTTAATTGAGTTATTAGGTCATGAAGATGATGGTTCTTAATTACTTGTTTGAGTTGCTTAAGCGTGTTCTTGTGTGGAAAATGATGTTTAAGATGAAGAAATTGTGAGACCTCGTTTCAATTTAGGGCTTAGATTAAATTAATTTGGTCTTGAATTGGGAAAGACCCATTTTTAACTGGTTTGGATTTGGGATAGGACACAGGTTTTGTTGTCGCAATGCTAACACAGAGTtttctaatattaaaaatgttatcATTTCACctagaaaatataatattattactTAGTTAACTACATAAATAAAGAGAccaaaatcaattaataaaatgaccaaTAGTGCTCATTTAAAACTTTAAGAGCTAAAATGACTCGCTTAGTATCTTTAAATACTAATAGTATATTTTAACATCTTTTTCATGTTCTTCTTTCTACACGATTCCAATTTTAAACGTGATcaatgaacccaaaaaaaaaaaaaaaatcacattccGGACTTTCGATCTGTACCATTGAAATTCCAAAGGCTACATGAGGTTGAGCCCACCCAAGTACCAATCGAACAATAATTATTGATTGAACCCATTTACTACAAAGTTTAAAGCAACCCTAAATATCTATGCGCCCACTGCTCATGCTTTGGTGCATATTCAAAAGTTGatcaccaaaaataataaaataaaatagtgcatattcaaaagaatcaaaaaacTATTACACTCTATACCCTCCTCTTTCACGCTCACACTCAACTCCCTTTAAATACCCCCTCCCCCCCTCACTCTCATAACCAAATCaaatctcttctcttctctctctctctctctctctctctctctctctctctctctctctctctctctctctctctccctcaacatatataaaaaacaaaaaataaaaacctcacTCTCCAATCAAAAAAATAGATTGAAAGAAATGGAAGCTAATGTACCCGTAATAGCTGCCAAGAGAATATGGAGCATAGTACGTGTAGCTTTTTTCATGCTGAGAAAAGGCATATCAAAAAGAAAGCTAATGCTAGACCTCAACATGATGATGAAACGTGGCAAGGTCGCCGGAAAAGCCATTAGCAACCTCATGTTCCACCATCACCCCGACCACCACACATCCTTCTCGGCTCCGAGAGAGTACGAGTTCAGCTGCAGCAACACCCCCAACTACGCCTTCCACGTCAACAATAAACGCCGCaatcaccaccacaacaaccaccacaGCCACTTCTTCACATGTGCTCACGCTCCGGCTACTCTAGATGATGATGTGGCCTCGGTTAAAGCGGTGAAGGCCATGGTGTTAGAGATGCTGAACAATGAAGCGGTGGTGGAAGCCTCCCCGGCGCTTCCGGGCTTCGGACGAAGCCCCATGGTGAGACAGCTGAGGATTACAGACTCTCCCTTTCCTTTAAGGGACATTGATGAAGACTCCCATGTGGACAAAGCTGCCGAGGAGTTTATACAGAAGTTTTACAAGGAGTTGAGGCAGCAAAACTGAAGTACTATATTACAACATAGGTATGTACGTACATACGTACGTACTCTTTGTTGAAAAGGTTTCGGGCAAGAATGTTGAGGCAGCTTTAATATAACTATTATTACggctataaatatatatttggcAATTCCTATATATTGCTGTTGATAACAAAATAAAAGGTTAagtcttttatatttttatttttttcatgttctTAATTTCTAATTATGTTGTTGAATAATCTTGTAAGTTCGTCATGTTGGAACCcccaaagaaaaaggaaaaaaaaaatagtggaggATTGTAAGGAGTGAGTGATGTGCAAATTTCAGGGTAtttccaagatttttttttttatttaatgaaatgaAATCCAATAAAGATTTATTCTAGACAAATTGACTTCATGGTACTGAATCAAGAATATGTTTGATATTTATGGATGATATTgttcctcaattttctttttttctttttttatatacgcatcctttattttaatttttttcacaaattttccAACCATGCATTcttctaattataaaaaattgattgtcaAGGCACAACAAATTGTAGTGattatttatttccttctttAACTTTCTCAGAGatacaaacaaattaatttaaGAATCTAAATATTTTGGTAGAGCTAGATAATTTCTTaggagaattttcttttttcctatcaTTGTAATAAGGGATATActctttcttctttgtcttgttttgtatttttatcatttttgttgATTCCGAATCAAGCCTGCCAACCGAGCATGCTCGAATTTACAGAACCATTTTGATGAAATATCTTTGTACTATGTATATTCATGTGTACATGAGTATCTTATATTATTactatgattttattttaaagtaagAATCGCTAGCTTTTACAGCCTTAATACCAACTCCTCCACTAACATGTTCTGATGTGATTCCACTATGTTAAAAGTGAGCCCATATAGCTGGCCCCAttccaaaatattattaatcaCCTTTTCCAAgttctccttttgttttttttgttttctttttctttttaatttgttgtccttttatcttttggttTTCCAAGTTTTATAAGAAAACCCTTTCCTTTCACTTTGATTATTGGTCACTTGGGATTGAATTGGTACTGAAGGGCACCATATGGCTCTGGTGATTAATTTAGGTTTTAAGGAGATTCACAAAATCCAAATTAATCTTATTTATTGGGTTGCATTCTTTGGTAGGAAAACTTTACCAAGGTCTAGTCACAAGTGGCTTTCTAAGCGTGAAGAAGACATCCTagattgtaaaaatatttttttaaatatattctaCACTATGATAATAATGtgcccttcttctttttcttttgataatttaatagttatgacaacaagagaaagataaaaactttatatataaagtttatatatatcattgaactacaaattttttgacaaaatataactattttaaaaaaataaataaataatttcctaTGGTTTGAGTACAAGTTCTCTCCCTGGGAGAGATGGACAGTATCATCAATTAAACAACAAGACttgattattttcaaaaaattgtttaggttctaaatCTAATTTCTTGTAAATAGAAAAGGTATTCCACAAAAGAACTGGCAGCATCCACAGAATTAAACTTTGCTTGATGATTTTAAAATTACCCTGAAGAAACTAATCCTACTTCTATTTGCATATATAGTACATATAACTGTAAGTTGAAAGTAGTTTGAAATTGATATCTAGTGACTACAGAAAACTTGACCCTGAAAGAAAACAACTTTTTTGTAGTGAGTATGACATATCATATTTACTATATTTATTACATTAGAACCCATTAATCAATATAGCACCataaagaaagtaagaaaacAGATGgggtagagaaaaaaaaaataaataaagatgaTCTGACTGATTCAATACACTGTTTCTGGTGTATTAACATAAATTCTGctaccaaataaataaataagagttGAAAAgaatagttgtaaatcatatTATGTAACGAAAACCACATATATATCAAGGCCTAAAAAGTCTTCTTAGCTTAGTCTTCGACTAATTATATTCGAATTTAAGTCCCAATACATGTTGATGTAAACAATAACATTATTCAAATCCTGCTGAATGATAATTTCTTGCGGGCAAAGATCtgtcttttttatataaattaatcgTGGGCAAGATTTACTTGCAACTcgttttaactttttttcatatataatgaATGGTGGCAGCACATTAAGACACTTAAAAAGCCAAAAGTTTAGGTGGTGTGTTAGGTGAACTGGTGAAGGTGAGAAATTGAGGCAAATTGTGGGACAGATGTCACTTTTTGAACTCACATTTAGTTGCTTTTGAATTATGATATGATTCACATTTATTCTCAATCAGAGCTTGACAATTGTGAATTATCAGCACAAGGATAtaaattattcaataaaattattttgttttatagtaTTTTACTTTATACTTCGTTAATCACGGTTgtattccttcttttttataaactaattaaagtttaaaataaaaacaagaaaatcagACAAATAGAAGAGGTCGTAATTAGTAGAGTATAATGCATtccatgtaatttttattctagTATATTCGATGTATTACGCATTCTTCTCACAAAAATATGGGTTGTGTATGTTAGATTCACATGTGGGCTTCacttttatgtaa
The sequence above is drawn from the Castanea sativa cultivar Marrone di Chiusa Pesio chromosome 5, ASM4071231v1 genome and encodes:
- the LOC142634824 gene encoding uncharacterized protein LOC142634824 yields the protein MEPNVPVLAAKRIWSIVRVAFFMLRKGLSKRKLMLNLNMMMKRGKIARKAISNLMFHHHHHTESHVSFSTPREYEFSCSNTPNYAFHINNKRRHHHHHSHFFARAHAPATLDDDVATVNAVKAMVLEMLNNEASPALPGFGRSPMVRQLRITDSPFPLRDIDEDSQVDKAAEEFIQRFYKELRQQN
- the LOC142636648 gene encoding uncharacterized protein LOC142636648 yields the protein MEANVPVIAAKRIWSIVRVAFFMLRKGISKRKLMLDLNMMMKRGKVAGKAISNLMFHHHPDHHTSFSAPREYEFSCSNTPNYAFHVNNKRRNHHHNNHHSHFFTCAHAPATLDDDVASVKAVKAMVLEMLNNEAVVEASPALPGFGRSPMVRQLRITDSPFPLRDIDEDSHVDKAAEEFIQKFYKELRQQN